A DNA window from Streptomyces asoensis contains the following coding sequences:
- the eccD gene encoding type VII secretion integral membrane protein EccD: MTDSSVAGLCRLTVRAPARTIDLAVPSDVPVADLLPTVLQYAGEEVEENGLEHDGWLLQRLGGAALDDEATLAALELKDGEVLYLRPQTESLPEVRLDDLVDGMATVTRDRLHSWEAATGRRLLLGMAVAVLTLALAVLAWPGGPAGPRIATAGVAGLLLLAGAASASRAVGDAAAGAALGFMAGPFLALAGWLQPGGEIAGAQAHQVLGARLLAASAAWAGGAVLALALTAVRTPLFVASALVSLAGVAAGVLMSLFDLEVDGAAAAVAALAVLLGGFVPALSFRLAGMRMPALPTTPQQLQEGIEPYRGEDVTMRTELASGWMTALYAASGVLCAGCLAPLARNPVLPEALTAVVLALLLLVHGRGMVNVWQRLALVLPGAWGVALLVFALTSATAAADRPAVVAGLLASATVLAVASWTVPGRRMLPYWGRAAELMQSLLAIALLPLTLWVLGVFAALRAING; the protein is encoded by the coding sequence ATGACCGACAGCTCCGTTGCGGGCCTGTGCCGCCTCACCGTCCGGGCCCCGGCCAGGACCATCGATCTGGCCGTGCCCTCGGACGTGCCGGTGGCCGATCTGCTGCCCACGGTCCTGCAATACGCGGGCGAGGAGGTCGAGGAGAACGGTCTGGAGCACGACGGCTGGCTGCTGCAACGCCTCGGCGGGGCCGCGCTGGACGACGAGGCCACCCTGGCCGCACTCGAACTCAAGGACGGCGAGGTCCTGTATCTGCGTCCGCAGACCGAGTCGCTGCCCGAGGTCCGGCTCGACGACCTGGTGGACGGCATGGCGACGGTGACCCGCGACCGGCTGCACAGCTGGGAGGCGGCGACCGGCCGGCGACTGCTGCTCGGCATGGCGGTGGCCGTCCTGACACTGGCCCTCGCGGTACTGGCGTGGCCCGGTGGTCCGGCGGGGCCTCGGATCGCCACCGCCGGCGTGGCGGGCCTGCTGCTGCTCGCCGGGGCCGCCTCCGCGAGCCGCGCGGTGGGCGACGCGGCGGCCGGCGCCGCGCTCGGGTTCATGGCCGGCCCCTTCCTGGCCCTGGCCGGCTGGCTGCAACCGGGCGGCGAGATCGCGGGCGCCCAGGCCCACCAGGTGCTGGGTGCCCGGCTGCTGGCCGCGTCGGCCGCCTGGGCGGGCGGAGCGGTGCTCGCCCTCGCCCTGACCGCCGTGCGCACACCGCTGTTCGTGGCCTCCGCGCTGGTGTCGCTGGCCGGGGTGGCGGCCGGCGTCCTGATGAGCCTGTTCGACCTGGAGGTGGACGGCGCCGCGGCCGCCGTGGCCGCGCTGGCCGTGCTGCTGGGCGGCTTCGTGCCCGCCCTGTCGTTCCGGCTGGCCGGGATGCGCATGCCGGCCCTGCCGACCACCCCGCAGCAGCTCCAGGAGGGCATCGAGCCCTACCGGGGCGAGGACGTGACGATGCGCACCGAGCTGGCGAGCGGCTGGATGACCGCCCTCTACGCCGCCTCGGGCGTCCTGTGCGCGGGCTGTCTGGCGCCGCTGGCCCGCAACCCGGTGCTCCCGGAGGCGCTGACCGCCGTGGTGCTCGCCCTGCTGCTGCTGGTGCACGGGCGGGGCATGGTCAACGTGTGGCAGCGGCTGGCGCTGGTGCTGCCCGGCGCCTGGGGGGTGGCCCTGCTGGTGTTCGCCCTGACGTCCGCCACCGCCGCGGCCGACCGGCCCGCAGTGGTGGCCGGGCTGCTGGCGTCGGCCACCGTGCTGGCGGTCGCCTCCTGGACGGTGCCGGGCCGGCGGATGCTGCCCTACTGGGGCAGGGCGGCGGAGCTGATGCAGTCGCTGCTGGCCATCGCCCTGCTGCCGCTGACGCTGTGGGTGCTCGGCGTCTTCGCCGCGCTGCGCGCCATCAACGGCTGA